The DNA segment AGCGGCGGCATTTTCCACGGTCCATTGACCGGCATTCGTGTACTATCTCCCGTGCGCAACGCTAAGGAAATCCGGGACGGGCTTCAGATGGCAAATCAGCCAATCGGCAAAATCGATCACCTGGGAATCGCGGTCAAGAGCGTCGCCGAGGCGCGCAAATTCTTCGAGGGCGTGTTAGGCGCGACCCTGCTCTATGAGCACGAGAACCCTACGGCCGGCTACAAGATCGCCGAGTTCGATTTCAATGGCTTCGTGCTCGAATTGCTCGAACCGCTGGGCGACGATTCCTATCTGCACGCCTTTCTCGCGCGACGCGGCGAGGGGGTGCATCATCTGACCCTCGACGTCCCCGACGCGAAGGCGAAAATCGCTGAACTGAAAGGACGGGGCATCAAGCTGGTCGATGAACGGGAGTTTTCGCCAAGTTCATACGAGGCGTTCATTTCGCCACGCGGCAGCCACGGCGTCCTGATTCAGATCGGTTCGGGCTATCCGACGCTCGCGCGCGCCGCCGAGTGGTTCAAAAAGTAATGATGATGTTGAAGAAGTCTTGTTTGAAAGCAATCTTGAACAGCTCGCACTACCGCCCACCATCTGCTACGAGCTTTAAGCGTAGATCCACCAATTGAGGAGGAACGATCTGATGGCCGCCGCAGTCCCGGTTGAAGCAACCTCATACGCGTTCGATGACCGAAACATTCGCTGGTATAAACTAGGTGACTTCGAGAACTTCGTATTTGCTATGTTCAACGTAGATGTGCCGGGCAAAA comes from the Candidatus Binataceae bacterium genome and includes:
- a CDS encoding VOC family protein; translated protein: MANQPIGKIDHLGIAVKSVAEARKFFEGVLGATLLYEHENPTAGYKIAEFDFNGFVLELLEPLGDDSYLHAFLARRGEGVHHLTLDVPDAKAKIAELKGRGIKLVDEREFSPSSYEAFISPRGSHGVLIQIGSGYPTLARAAEWFKK